The sequence TTGTTTAAAGCCCACATTTTCGTATGTCTAATCTCAAAACCATTTTGGTGGACTGATACAACACATTTGCAGTTGCACTGGGACTGAGCTGTGAGCAGATCCCTTCTCGGAATGGAATCCTGAGAACTCTAGATGGGCTTCCATACCTAGAGTCACTTGTGGAAATGTAGTCTTAGAATATGTAGCTATCTGAAAATGAGGGGTGGCCTTCTTTAGAGGGCTCGGTATTGATCTAGTCTTGGAAACGGAGGAAGGTCTATGCCCAGAAGattctgaaaaatattattatacaTAACATTTCAGGACAACAACACCCAGATTTTAACACACATACTAAAGAATAAGCAAACTCAGAGGTGTTTTCAGGCAAGTGATGATCAGAATTATTGGTCAGCAATATAGGTAGAAGTGTTCCTGTATCAGTGACTCACAGGTGGCTCTTTCAAACCCTTGTAAAATGCATGGGAAGTCTTATACTAGTACAGACACCAATATAAGTGATAGGTGATTTTTTCATTACTCATGTGACAGCTGAGAATTTTTATTCCACTTGGGTACATTAATTTCTCTGCTCATATGAGAAGATGCATAAAGTAACAGATCATCACTATACCACCAGCACTAATGGCATGGAAGTAGTAACATTTGTATGGAAAAGTCAGCATTTAGTACCCTTATGCAACAGGATGAAAATGTGCAAACTGTTAACTTGTAATAGAAATGTCTTTAGTTTCTCAAGTGCAAAGTGCAGTGTCAGCAACACTAtcttcttgggaaaaaaaaaaaagacaaataggAAAACATTTATAAACATAGCTCTTGATAGCTCTCATGCAAACTGCTGTCAGACTTGTACACTAATGCAGTGAATCATTCAGGCTCAACTCACTGGGGGTACTTCTGCTCATATTGGTCAGACTGGCCATAAGGGATTTAACTTTATAAGCATAGTAGTCCCTTAAGTTGACAGATGGAACTTCTTTCATGCCATCACCAAAATCACAGCTTCTCATGGCGCTCTCTAACTGCTTCTGACGTCTATAGAAGTGGGAGAATTTATTAAAGATCAGTGTAATGGGAAGCACTACCACTAGGATACCAGCTAGGATGCATGCAGATGCTGTCAACTTGCCAGCAGTGCTCCCTGGCACCACATCCCCGTAGCCAACTGTGGTCATGCTAACAGTAGCCCACCACCAACAAGCAGGGATTGTGGCTAACCCCTCATTGTCTTCTTTCTCAATGGTGTAAGCCACTACTGAGAAAATGGAGATGCCAACAGAGAGGTAGAGTAAAAGAAGCCCCACCTCTCTGTAGCTGTACTTCAGAGTTGCTCCAAGAGACCTGAGACCTGTGGAGTGTCTAGCAAGCTTTAATATGCGGAAAATCCTCATGAGTCTCAGGACTTGTGCAACTCTGCCTAAATTTGCTAAAGTTGGACTACTTTCCACCACCAAGTTGACAATTAATGTAATATAAAATGGAAGGATAGACATTAGGTCAATCAAATTCAGGGCATGcttgaaaaattttaaaaagtcaggaGCTACTGCAAATCTTGCCACCAGTTCAAAAGTGAACCATGCAATACCAAAATGTTCCACGATTTCAAAGCGAGGGTCTTCCTCGGTGTTGCCGTTGCTGTCAACAATCTGAAAGTCTGGAAGGCTGTTCAGGCACATGGTCACAATGGAGCCCAACACCACCACTATTGAAAGGACACTGAAGATGCGGCTTAAAACCGAGTAGCCAGGATTATCCAAAGCAAGCCAGAGCTGCCTCCTGATGTTTCCAAAGGGCTGTTTGTCAAATTTAGAGGCATCATTGTAGAATGCCAAAATCTCATCAAAAGAAGATGTTGTACTTTCCTGGTCACTTTGTTCCTCCCATTTCTCTTGGTCTGGCTCCATTTTCCTCCCATGGTAGCTATAACTGCAGCAGGAGTCTATAAAGAATTCATTGATTCCCCAGTATTCAATCTCCTGGCtgaaagaaaagacacagaGTTCACCCATCACATGGAGCTTGCCAGTGTTATAAAAATGTAGCACGTAAGGAAAGAGCTCGGGGTTCCtgtcaaaataaaattcattctTGGTGTCATCATAGTCATCACAAAGCTCCAGTATAGACTCCTTTGAGTGGCAGCTCAGCAATTTGCCCAGCCTGGTCTCGGGGAACCTTAATAATGTGTTGGATCTCATCTTTTTCTTAAAGCCTCCAACGTTGATGCTGATCTCATTGTCTTCAAAATTCGCTTCAGATAAAGCCCTCAGACTCTGCCCTGTCATAGTGAGCTCCTTCCAAAGGTGGGTAGGGAATGAAAACCTAGGATACAATTACACAGAAAGTTGGCAGAATGCACGAATCCACAGCATGTTCAccaatctttttctttctttctttcttttctccctgttCACTcactttccctccctccctttttcttcctctgcccccgtctctccccttttccctcttttctttcttcccaccTCCCACTGAAGACCTTGAGGGAGGCTCCTTTGTTCCCGCGGaggctcctgtccctcccctCGCCCTTCACCTGGGCTGCGGCTGTCGCTCCCACCAGCCCCGTTACTCACGGCCTCTGTGCCACCGGGGCCGCGCGGACCTTTCATTccctcccgccgctcccggccccgccacACAGggagccccgccgccgcccggggtCCCGTCCCACGCCGCGCTCAggggccggagccgcgctgcgacCCGCGGGGAGCGCGCCCCGCCCGGCTCCGCGGCGCTCCGCGCCCGCCCTACCTGCTGCCTCAGCGGCCGCGGCCCCCCGCCGGCGCGCCCGGCTgcccccggcccccgcccgccatcgccgccgcccgcgggggCCGCCGGGCTCGCCTCGCTGCGCGGGGCTGCCGGTGCCGGGCGTGGCGCTGCTCTCGGGGGTGCCggtgccgggcagggcagggcggccccgccggccgcgcGGTGCTGAAGGGACAGCGGCCGCCCCGCTCagcggcgggaggcggcggcacGCCCGCTCGTCATGGCGACGACCCCCGCGGctgccgcccgcccccgccgctcccacCTACCCCCGGCCCGACCCCGCCGGCAGCGATCGGGCCGGGTGCGTGGGCACCGGGGCTGCGGAGGGGCGGCCCAGCGGAGCCGGTGCGCCGAAGGTGCCTCCGCTCGCTCGCTCTTGCCCCCGCGCaccggcggcagcggcgccgcaAACTCGGGTTTCCTCCCCACCGCGATCCTGCTTCACGCCGGCTCCGAGCGGCACAACCTCCCGAGGGGGGACGGGGGACGCCCACCCGCGGCCGCAGTGGCTCCGAGCACCCGCGGACCTTCTGCCGAGGGGCGtcgcccgcccccgccgctctcccCCTCACCCTGCCGGGAAGGGACCGGGGCGGCTGGTGCCGCTACCCCGCCCGCCCATGGCACCAGCGGGTCCTGGCTGCGGCTCCGGAGCAGGGTCCCTGCGGACACTGACCCCAGGAAAGACGGGGACACTTGTCAGAGCGATTTGGTGTGAGGGGAACGGAGCTGCGTGTTGAAGCTGCTCGTCGCCCCCTCAGTCGCCGGCTGGGAACCCCCGACCTCCGCACACAGCCCCGCCAGCCATTTCGGGGGGGATAATCGTGATAATCGTGATAATCGTGATAATCGAGCAGGGCGGGTGGGAGGGCTGAcctccttgtgctgctgctctcggTGGATAGACTTTTCGTGCTAGCACATGGAATAGTGTCCCTGTGCTAGCACATGGTCAGCGATGGCAGTGTCCCTGCTCACGCTGCAGGCGACTGGGAAGAAACATCCCCTCTGTTGCTGAGCCCAGGGTGAGGCCGAGCTTCTCGGGGGGAGCCTGATCGTGGCAATCCCTGCGCACCTGACCCCGCCCTGAGCAGGGCCGGCTGTGCAGAGCACAGATGCTCCGGAACAGGTGCTTTATGCCGAGATAACCCACATGGTCTCCTGCAAGCTGCCTCGTGACCGCCTCTCACTCGTGGTCCCATGCCTCTGAAATCCAGCTCCTGTTAATGCACTGCTGTCAGTGTTTTGTAGGGTTAGGATGTGCAGGGGGATGAAGACTCCTCTCTTGCTTCCCTCAGCCCTGTTAGAGCCCTGAGCACTCCAGCCCTACACATCAACTTCGGCTTGTTCCTCAAAGCCTCGGTGAGGAAGAGAGGTTATAACGTCCAAGTCCAGCCACAGGTGAGCCTCATTTACAAGAAGCCCCCCAGTATTAAAGATCAGCCCTTTAAGAGCCCAGGAAACTGAGTACAGACATGGAGTAGGGCAAGTAAGTCCTGGTGTATGCCGCTGGCCAGGTCTCCAAGAGCCTGCTCAGCTTTTTTACCTGGGGTATCGTGATCACACCACCATATCCCACCAAGGCTGGTGCATTGTGTGGTCAAAGACTCCACAACTCTGGGACACTCCCACAGCGGTGTGCGGGGACCCACAGCACCCTCAGCCCCCCGAGATGCTTCCGACGATCCGTGCTCCAGTGATGCTACAGATGGTCTCCCTGCTCGCCTTTTCTTGGGTGGTGTGTGCTCTTGCTTTGCTCTGCCGCTGGTGAGTGCCTCCTGCCTCCCTTTCCTAC comes from Lonchura striata isolate bLonStr1 chromosome 1, bLonStr1.mat, whole genome shotgun sequence and encodes:
- the KCNS2 gene encoding delayed-rectifier potassium channel regulatory subunit KCNS2, which encodes MTGQSLRALSEANFEDNEISINVGGFKKKMRSNTLLRFPETRLGKLLSCHSKESILELCDDYDDTKNEFYFDRNPELFPYVLHFYNTGKLHVMGELCVFSFSQEIEYWGINEFFIDSCCSYSYHGRKMEPDQEKWEEQSDQESTTSSFDEILAFYNDASKFDKQPFGNIRRQLWLALDNPGYSVLSRIFSVLSIVVVLGSIVTMCLNSLPDFQIVDSNGNTEEDPRFEIVEHFGIAWFTFELVARFAVAPDFLKFFKHALNLIDLMSILPFYITLIVNLVVESSPTLANLGRVAQVLRLMRIFRILKLARHSTGLRSLGATLKYSYREVGLLLLYLSVGISIFSVVAYTIEKEDNEGLATIPACWWWATVSMTTVGYGDVVPGSTAGKLTASACILAGILVVVLPITLIFNKFSHFYRRQKQLESAMRSCDFGDGMKEVPSVNLRDYYAYKVKSLMASLTNMSRSTPSELSLNDSLH